A window of Centropristis striata isolate RG_2023a ecotype Rhode Island chromosome 13, C.striata_1.0, whole genome shotgun sequence genomic DNA:
CCAAGTGCTCCATGTGAAGCCAGACAGCAGAGACCGTCAGCTGCCGATCATGAAGAGGAACAAACAGATCGACGTCAAGCGGGCCCTCGCTCTGGCCGGCACCTTCAACTTCCTGTGCTCCTGCGCCTCGGCCTGCCTGCTGCCCTTCCTCACGCTGTACTTCAGACAGCTGGGCCTGTCTCCTGCAATGACAGGCATCGTCATGGGCACCAAGCACCTCATAGTGCTGGTGTTGAGCCCTGCGGCGAGCCTGCTCTCCAAACACTACAACAAGAGGCGAGCGGTGATAAACGGCTCTGTCGTGTGTTCGGCAGCAGTCGCTCTGGTTCTGCTGCTGATCCCGCCTGTAGATGTGCACGCTCAGACGGCCTACTGCAACATGTCTGATCTGTCTAGCGGCCCGACACTAAGTCCAGGTGCTGGCTTGCTAATAAACAGCGTTGCACCTTCCACATCAGCTAGAACTCACCCTAAAACCAACAGCACTcctgtttcccagtctgctctCACTTCTCCAGCAAAAACAGCCACTGATACTAAGTCTGCTCCTGTGATGACGAGCAAATCTGCACATAAAGAGCATGCTAAATCTGGAACTCATCACTCACAACAGACTTTAGCATCTGAGGTCAACGTCGCTACTGGAGAACCAAAGATCAGCAGCTCAGTTATTCCCCAGACCGGAAGCTCTCCAGTGAGGAATAAGAGGTCCAAGCTCAGATCAGGATCAGAAGAACAGCTCGGAGAAAAGACGGCAGAGGAAGGCCAGTTTGAATTTCTGGGCAGCCTGAAGGTGATGGACCCTGAACACCAGCTCTTCTTCTTGATCCTCATCATCGTGTcggtgtgggagtgtgtgtcaGCCCCCCTGGAGTGGACCGCAGATGACGGACTATACGAGTATCTGGACTTTGCGGATGCTTCGGACCGCTACAGCAGCAGCGGGCTGTGGGGTTTACTCGGAGCAGCGTGTGGAGTTGCAGGAGCCGGTTTGCTGGTTAGCCAGTTACGCTGCCTCATAGCGGGCCAGATGCCCCGCAGCGCTGTGCATTTCTACTGCTACGCTGGAGTGTCCTGTCTGGCCCTGCCTGCAGCCACCTACCTCCCCCTCTACCTGAATAAGAAGCGAGACCGAGCCAACGGGCTCCTGAAAGCCGTGCAGCTGGTGCGTGGCTCGCCCCGCGCTCTGCTCTGCGCGGTCACCACCCTGCTGGTCGGGGTGGCGTGCTCAGCCGTGGATAACttcctcctgtggcagatgcAGGATCATGGGAGCGGAGAGCTGCACATGGGGCTGTCTCTGGCCCTCGCTCTGCTCTCTCAGGCTGCCTTTCCTCTGCTGGCGGGCCGAATGTCAAAGCTCCTCAGCCCGGGACGAGTGCTCGCTGTTGGGGCGTCAAGTCTCGGGCTGCAGTGCTTCTATTACTCCTTCCTGTGGGGGCCGTGGGCTGCCCTGCCCGCTCAGGTGTTGAGCTGTTTCAGCAGTGGAGCCCTGTGGTGGGCGGTGAGGGTGCAGTGTGAGGACGTGGCCACGCCGGGGGCTGAGAGGAGTGTCAGCAGGGTCTACGGCACTCTGTCTCTACACCTGGGGAGCGGGCTGGGGAGCTTTGCCGGAGGGTTTGTGGTCCAGTGGTTGGGCCTGAGGTGGTTGTTCATAGGAGTAGCCGTGGGCTTGatgctgtggtgtgtgtgtctgcctctgCTGCAGTGGAAAGCCCCTCACCAGCGCAGGATTAACTATTCTCGCCTTCTGGCGGCTGATGCAAGTGAAGCCAGTGACTCTGAGTCCGAACAGGAGAGAGACTGGTTAGAAAAGGCAATGGAAGACGACAGAAGCAATAACGGCTTTGGAAGAAGGATAAACCACTGAAACCATTGAGGGAGGGTCTAGCTGCAGAGCTCCAAGCTGGGACCCACCTCCTTCATCCCCCTTTCTAGTCCAGAGCTTGGAGAAGGAAGTGTACATCTTAAATAAGCATGCGTTCATTAATTTGAATATTGCCTGTTTCATGCTTCTTGTGGTCAGTGGTGCAGATGGTGCAACAGGTCGCTACAAACACCTCGTTGTTGGTACTGAGTGCAGACAGAGAGGCTCCAAGAATGGACCTCATTTCTTCTATAGTCCTTCTCTACTGATGTAGATTACATTGAATCATATTTTACACACTTCAAGCCCTGTAACTAGCATTGCTATAAAGTCTTGGAGATGCATGATAGGCGCTCAGAGCCTCTGCACACAGGAACCAAGGCCACAAACACCATGACGACCATTCTGACTGCAAGAAAGCATAAAACACGCTTAAGCCACATgaccttataataataataacatcaagGTAAACAACAAAACCTTGATATTTTCAATATAACTTGAACTTTTAAAGTTCCTTTAACGTAACAGCAAATAACTTTACTATAATAATATGTATGCTAATGCAAGCTAACTTTAGCTACCTATGCTAATGTTGTTAGCAAACTAATGTTAGCTGAAATGATTAGATTaagctttttgtattttatttcctgtttgttAAAATTAGCATAGCAAGCAGTAAAGGTTTAGTTGTTTaacttataaaaaatataaattacagttatatCCAAACAATATACTAGGTTGTATTGTTAACCTTGATGTTATTGGTCACTCAAAACTAATGAACGGAAGCTAACGTATGCTGATGATCGTCTCTGAAGCCTGTAACACAATGGCATCTAAACATCTAATACTCTTATTTATTAACCgtaaacaatgaaaaaacatcATGTTGCCTAACTGAAACCAAATGTCAGAATCAGCTTATAGGCTTACTGTGCAGTGGCTTGGCCATGAtacaatgtattaaatatacaaTCAGTAGgctacttatttattatttatgattgATTAAGCGTGAACAAACAATACACAGTGCAGTATGATAAAATGGCATGTAGGCGTTGTTTATTGGTAAAGAAGCTCAATAAACACATGATTTTCCACCACAGGTCCTGGTGTTGGAGATAGGTCCCAGTGCTGGAGGTGGGCCTGAGCTTTGAGCTCTGCAGTGGGACCCTTCTGAACCTCAGAGTGTCAGAGTGAAAAAGGACTAAAAGGATTTACCCTAGAAAAAGTTCAAATCCTAAAATAATTTCTGATGGTATGGAAATGCGTAGGGATGCATGATATGCCCCCAGTGACCTGCTTCTAATGCTCAAAGTTCAGAACCTTAAGTTTATACACACCTCAGGGTTAGAAAGGCTGAAATGAAATTAATCAggcagcttaggaccagatttgagaagaatggggacaaaagcaccacatttttccaTGTGCTCTCAAttaccataggtttcaatttttgattgGAGACATAGAAAATCTATGAGAActaatatatcttccaagccacttagatgGTCAATCTTGGtctcaaaaaatacattttctgggccAGGGAATCATTTAAAACGATTGAGAATATGTTATATGGGACAAGACACAGACCATctcctttattcatatttatttgggTTTGACAATTATTTGAAACAtttgttataatatataatgtaaatacacaACCCAACAAAATATGACATAGGTCTAGTcgttttgtgacattttaatgcaaaaaatattacatattatacctttaacatTCCATAGCTCTGACCAATCAAATCCAACTGTAACCACTGTTGTTAACGCAGCAAAAACAATTTGAACTCttcaaatgttctttttttttttctagtacaATGCATCAAAAAACATTGCAAACATACTTTTATGCAGCATTTTGCAGAACAATTCAAACTAAATCCCTTATGATATGATCTATTTcttctttgtgtttatttttttgtaatagattttattgatttttatcgaaacaaaaaaataaacaacataagtgCTCTCTATATTCACAAAGATATCGCAACAGATAGGAAATTAAACCACCATCCAAACCAAAATGAGTTCAAGTACGTCACGACTGACCTCATtccaaaaaatagataaataaaataagataaaaataagTGAGTAACTTATTTAGAGTAAATCTGTGTTTATTAGAAGATCACAAACCAACATTAAAGGTGTATAGCGCCACCTTCTGTGTTGGAGTGTACATGATGTACTTGTTAGGTCAATGAAAGCAATTGAACTTTTTATTATGggctccatttttttttcatcatgcaTCCATAGAAATGAGAATAAGCGCCATTTCAGTTACAGACATGTCACTCTTTATCATAAGGTAGCCCAGACCAAAGCAGGATAATAAACCTGGCAGCTGTAATTAAAATGGAGCAATTGGCTTTCATTATTGCTCATAACTTTCTcatcagaattttttaaaaatgttatcagTTAAAGTGTGAGCTGTGCTGATGGACCCTGGGATTCGTCTCTGCGCCACCTGAGCCTTTACAAATGTGAATTAGCATAAGCaatcatttatctttttatagtGTAAACAAGGCAGCAGGATTATGGGCGGGCAGAAGAAGAGTGGAGTTCAGCAGCTCCACCATCATGACAGTAGAAACTCTGACACTCAGCAGGAGTGTAAACACGAGACGTGTGCACAAGGTGAGGCCAAACTAGACCTGAACACACCCTCACTGTGTTTATCTACACCTACAGTCATTCATTGTGACTGTGTGAACTGATAAAGCAGAGTTGTGTGTTTAACCCTCTTGTTATGCTGCGGGTCAAATCGACCCATTTCAACgtttaaaaatccaaaaaaaattcagtattttttttcgggatgaaacttc
This region includes:
- the mfsd6l gene encoding major facilitator superfamily domain-containing protein 6-like, producing the protein MKRNKQIDVKRALALAGTFNFLCSCASACLLPFLTLYFRQLGLSPAMTGIVMGTKHLIVLVLSPAASLLSKHYNKRRAVINGSVVCSAAVALVLLLIPPVDVHAQTAYCNMSDLSSGPTLSPGAGLLINSVAPSTSARTHPKTNSTPVSQSALTSPAKTATDTKSAPVMTSKSAHKEHAKSGTHHSQQTLASEVNVATGEPKISSSVIPQTGSSPVRNKRSKLRSGSEEQLGEKTAEEGQFEFLGSLKVMDPEHQLFFLILIIVSVWECVSAPLEWTADDGLYEYLDFADASDRYSSSGLWGLLGAACGVAGAGLLVSQLRCLIAGQMPRSAVHFYCYAGVSCLALPAATYLPLYLNKKRDRANGLLKAVQLVRGSPRALLCAVTTLLVGVACSAVDNFLLWQMQDHGSGELHMGLSLALALLSQAAFPLLAGRMSKLLSPGRVLAVGASSLGLQCFYYSFLWGPWAALPAQVLSCFSSGALWWAVRVQCEDVATPGAERSVSRVYGTLSLHLGSGLGSFAGGFVVQWLGLRWLFIGVAVGLMLWCVCLPLLQWKAPHQRRINYSRLLAADASEASDSESEQERDWLEKAMEDDRSNNGFGRRINH